Genomic DNA from Setaria italica strain Yugu1 chromosome V, Setaria_italica_v2.0, whole genome shotgun sequence:
GCTCTATATATTCGGAGTATTTATTTAGCTGCGTGATATAACGGTCATAAGTCATAGAACACGACCAAGGGGCGACGCCCGAACCTGGGACCAAACTCACCACGCTCGAGGGGGTGCTCCGGACCCAGCTTCGTTCAGCCTGTCGAGCAGGGTGTTGAAATCCATCGGCTGCCCGCTCTCGGCCATCCTCTGGGTCACGTTCAGCACCTGCTCCCTAGGATATCCCATTGTTATGGCCTTCTCGATCATTTCTCCATAGGGATGGCCACGCATCATATGCGACCCTGGATGGCTCATGCCACCACCACCTGGGGGCATCTGTGGTGTCTGGACTGCTGGAGGGCCGCTGGGCAGGTAGCCGTAACCTGCACCGTAGCCTTGCGGATTGCTCTGTGGTGCGTATTGTGCAGGTCCACCGGCATATGACCCTTTGCTTGGAGGTGGCCCATAGGAGCCCTGACTTGAAGGTGGGAGCTGGTGCCTTTGCATGCTGTGCTGTGGCGGTGGCTGAGACGGTGGAATGCCAGGTCCTCCGTATGAATATGGTGCTTCAGATCGGCTCACACCTGACGGAGCAGCAGTGTTGTATTGCCCTTGCATAGCCACATGGCCAGGCATAGTTTCAGGGGCGGGGTTCAAGGGCTGCTCGGGTGGATAATGAGGGTAATTCGGTGGGGGTTGAGGAGGTCTCATCTGAGTTTGCACAGGTGGGTGCTGAGGTTGCATTGCCTGTGGAGGAAGCTGTGGGTTAGATTGCTGTGGTTGCACTGATGGTGGAGGGTATTGTTGAGAACTAGATTGGGGCTGCTGCACTGGTTGTGGAGGAAACTGCTGCACATTAGATAACTGGGGCTGCTGTGCAGGTGGAGGAAAAGTCTGCGAGAAAGTCTGCTGTGGCTGAGCCACCGGTGGAGGAGTTGGCTGGGAGGATTGCTGGTGCCACTGCTGCTGGTAAGGAGGGTAAGACTGCGGCTGCGTTTGATTTCCAGCCTGAAGCGGTTGAGATGAAGCATGGACCGGAACATCTTGAGCTGGGGGTCGTGCTGGTAAGTACTGCACCTCTGGTTGCAATTGCTGCCCCTGTGTGTCCTGGATACCTGGAGCTTGGCGCTGTGGGTAGTAGACGATGGCTTGGCTAAGAACATAGCGGTCCTGCTGTGGCACAGGAGGGGCAGGGGCTGATTGTTGCGCAGGTAGATCCTTGTACTGTTGGACTGCTTCAGAAGCTCTAGGTGCAAGTGATGTCTGGTTCACCTGATGTGGCAAAACAAGGGCCAACTGCTGGCCTGATGTATCAGGCTTTTCTTCAAGCTTCTTGGGCTCAGGAATAGATGGTGTTGGTGCATCTTCCTTCTTTTTAGATGTATCTTGTGTAAGTTGAAATTTGGCCAATTCCTTCTGAGCTTCAGCTAACTCCTGTTTGTCCCTAAGAATTTGGACAGACCTGTGTACCTGCATCATTTAAATTTCAATAGAGTTGAGAACTTTTAAATAGAGAAAATGTAAATCGCATGCTCAAAGATCTATCCGATGCATAAACACAACATAGATGTAAGAATTGAACAATAAACACTAAATGatcaaccaaaaaaaaaggaaagcctGTTCCAAATTTGGATACGATAAGGTTTTGTTGGAATTTATTAATAGAACATGATATATATTAGGACAGAACCAGCTGCAACTTGTGTGCTCCAGCCTACATGTACCAATTTATATGCAGAGGACCACCCTCAACCGTGGTTTAGCCAGGGGACATAACAAGAGTAGAATGAAGTGTACAACAGGTAACGAGCATGGGTTGCTAGAGGAAAGCTGACCCTATGGATTCTTGCTCCATCATAATTACTGACCCTGCAGTGTCATTTCTATGCAGATCACATCAATAAGACCATAACAGCTGTAGACCATTTGTGAAATTGCTTTCTAAATTAAAGTATGCATAGTAGCATGACGTCATTTTAAGAGTAGTCATGATGTGTAATTTGCTTATACTATACATCATGGTTGTaactattaaaaaaaataaaagcaatATGAGCTGAAAAGCCTTCACAGAAATACCACATAAAAAGTTCAGCCTATCAACAAGAGATGCAGTGTAGTTTCATTAGATACTAGATTATAATACTATATTGATACTAGATTTATAATAATGCAGACAGACAATATGGTAGTATAGTTGAATCATCATCTAGTCTAAAATATAATCTTGCTCAGAAGTACTAATTTACTTACTTCATGTAGATGCTTCTCAAGAGACTTCAGCCTATGATCAGTCACATCACGAAGCACATCGCTTCGAAGTTCACCTATGGACCTCTCAAGCTTATAGCAATAGATCTCCAATTGTGAAAGCCGACTAGTGATTCCCTCAAGAGATCGTAGCAAATTATCAGCATACTTTTTCATGCATTTCTCAACAGCAGAAAGTACATCCTCCTTGCTATAACTTTCTTGTTCATAAGCTTTCACAAACGGTCGCCCCAATCTGCTTTCATGAAAATCCTGTTGCAAAAGTACAGGGAGGACTGAGAATAATGAATGCAAGGCAGGCATATTTATCACCAGCACAGGATAAATGGGATTAAAACCCACTAATACGTATAAAGCCATCGAGCCAGGCAACCAACCCAGCCAGAAACTAGAGCTGTGTGCATTATATGCAAAGAAATCGACCCGGACCATTCAATACGACAGTATGAACGCGATACTATGGCAATCCCATGGAAATACCCCTTTAGCAAAGAACCATCCTAAAATTTAAGCCAGTCCACCTTCTAAAGTGCAAAGTTTCGTAAGGACTTATGGGATGGTCTTTCCTAGTTCATCAATAATAATAGCAAGTTAGCAACATTGGGTTATTCCTGTTACAACATTTTTAAACTTCTCCCTTAAAATATCCAACCCAGCATTAAGAGAACTACCCATATGTAGGGTCTGAGAAATAAGTATGACATGAAAACTTTGAAAAAATAATGCAGTTCACACTGTTTAGGGTCCACTGACCCTAGCCAAGTACCCTCCTTGTAGTATTATTAGGACCTACCGTTCATAAAAGATCTTCCCAGTCACGTTTCTAAAACTTAAAGACTTATTTCCTCAACAAGTATTGGTCTTCTAGACCCCAAGGCACTCGAAGTATATGTCAAGTAAACCAAACAATCATGAccagcatcaacaaatatttgACAGTAGGACTTTTCGGTACGGGGAAGGGAAATAGCAGAGCAGCTCCTGTTTAAAACAGCATGGCTCTCATTATCACTACAGCAATAATATACAAAGTAGCTCCTTTAAAACCTAACATGAAGCTGAAGTTCACTATCTGTTTGCATTATTTACAGACATAGGTCAAGTCAATAGGGCTTGAGTACCATGTAAAGCTTGCTAGAAAAAAAGAGTAAAACAATTTTGCCTGAATTACAATAGATAAAAGTATGAAAATCGTGTAAGAATATCGAGGATAATAATCGAGTTAGAAACCTAAGCCATGCGTAATTACATGAGAACCCACAAAACCTTCCATATGAATATCGGAAAGGTGAGCTCCATTTGTTCTCGCTAATTTTCAAATCCAGCGAACGGATTCACGGGAAATACGACACCACAACATCAAACGACAATCGAACCCCCACGCTTGGGTCAAGGCTTCGTGCGCGGACACTAGTACGCGCAAAAGGGATCAAAGCAGATGAGAAGCAAGGAAACTGAGCGGATGGGCACCTTATCGGCCGGATCGGGGCGCTTGGGCTCGGATGTGGCAGCGAAGTCGTCGTAGGAGCAGAGCACGTCGTCGGCGCCGAAGTCGAAGCTGCGggagccgcctccgcccccggaGCCGCGGCCCGAGGGGTCGCCGGAGCCGGACATCGCGGGGCTAGGGTTTTGCCCGGCCGGCGGGGGTGAGCGGCGGCTTGcttggaggagaagggaaaggggaGGGGTTCGGGTGGTGGTTTCGCAGAGAAAGGGGAAGgaaggtgaggaggaggaagagagattAGTGTGAAGAAGGGTGACGTCTTGGGGCGGTTTGGCCTGTGCCGCTGGGGATTGGAGTGTCAATTAAGCAAAAGGCGATAAGACTGGGCTCGGTAGTTTTCTAAACCGGCGGCggcctatttttcttttttttagcaCACATGACAGATTTGGACCGAAATACCAACCAGGCCGCGCCTGATCCCAGCAGGCCTTCTCCCTATGGTGGCGTTTGGATATATGGAAATGAGAGGTGcgaaagaaaaaataagggtACAGGAATATCTTATCCCATGTTCGGATCAAGGGAAACGGAAATGAAGAGGAAAGGGATTGGGAAATGAAGGTTCTTTTCCCAACGATTTCATCCTAACGGGAGGGGTGGGTTACGGCCTGGAAATGTGACCGTACCCATGAAGCACTCCGCCACCGTTTGTCGTCGTCGGGGTCGAGCACGTGGTGACAATTTGAGCTCACCACAGCCGACGTGTGTGGTGGTCGGAGCCACCGCAGCCATGCGGGAGGGAGCGGAGCAGCTGTCGTCACGGCCTCTTGTGGCGGCCGGAGCAGTAACCGCTATGCGCGGTGGTGGCTcgagctgtcggtgtttagatccATGCACGGTGTTTAGTGCGTGAGGCTCGCTAATATCAGAAAtttgaaggtgaactcgaacacacgatttagacaggttcggaccactaGATTGCATAATATTATACGTCTTGTGtattggttgtattgtattaaTTGAACTTGTCTTAGAGGGGGTTCCTACCTCGCCCTATATTgccaggggcagggttacaaggtcggttgtttataagaatactagccGGATTCAACTAGTGAGTcatactctaattgctacaagtagttttctaatcctcgactagttcttgtcctccacgtagatcACACCGTCATGCACTgtagtctccatatctgacacgtctcggtgtatagCCCTGTAtctagaactgtccaaacctttctggtaggcccatagatgtatgtacgacaaacccccgagtactttttagtcaaatgcatcAGTTTCGAGTACCTTTGTaggcttctccgactagtttttgtgctcttcgagtactccattGGGTTGAATCTTTAAATGTACTTGAGTATtgccatgcagctagaatgtgttcaagcctcatttaacttgatcttgaatcttcaattttgaattttatatggaagtgcgatgaaaatcatactccatatggagtagcccccagtcttaggttgaatcgaaaaatCAGGATTTCCTTATAatccaaagaaaaaaactttttagccgatgggcacgtggcacacagccctcgagccgttacacgactagtttgcgTATAGGGGTCAACCACTGGCCAACGTGACCGTtcaccaacagtaaccttatctcgtCCGAAAAAATTGGAAATAGTTGGCCAAGTGCGAAATCTTCAGGcattttaaaaatggaatattcctgTTAATCTCACCATTATTTTAACAGTGTtgtggttataaataacggaggaaatcATCTCTTCCATTTCATCCGAGTCATTTGCTCCTTCATGTTCCACATTGTAGCCGTGGCGCCTCCGCTGCCCGATCCTTGAGCTCGAGCACCACCGACCCCcaccacttagcccccgagcgcatgcgcaagaagaccctcgtggAATGGGGAAGAAGGCAACGTCCAGCAAGGCGAcagagagcaagaagaggaaaacaaagatgatgggtccatagacccggggtccTCAATGGGCCTGCTTTTCCACAACACCTGGCTCAAGGAGAGACGCAACGACAATGCACGCTTGAGTCGGCCCAGATATGCAACGCTAGGCCGAGACCATGATTCGGCCACCGACCGGTGCCTCCGATTAGGAGGCTTGGTCGGGGCTGGGACCACAGTCCGACTCC
This window encodes:
- the LOC101753414 gene encoding mediator of RNA polymerase II transcription subunit 15, which produces MSGSGDPSGRGSGGGGGSRSFDFGADDVLCSYDDFAATSEPKRPDPADKDFHESRLGRPFVKAYEQESYSKEDVLSAVEKCMKKYADNLLRSLEGITSRLSQLEIYCYKLERSIGELRSDVLRDVTDHRLKSLEKHLHEVHRSVQILRDKQELAEAQKELAKFQLTQDTSKKKEDAPTPSIPEPKKLEEKPDTSGQQLALVLPHQVNQTSLAPRASEAVQQYKDLPAQQSAPAPPVPQQDRYVLSQAIVYYPQRQAPGIQDTQGQQLQPEVQYLPARPPAQDVPVHASSQPLQAGNQTQPQSYPPYQQQWHQQSSQPTPPPVAQPQQTFSQTFPPPAQQPQLSNVQQFPPQPVQQPQSSSQQYPPPSVQPQQSNPQLPPQAMQPQHPPVQTQMRPPQPPPNYPHYPPEQPLNPAPETMPGHVAMQGQYNTAAPSGVSRSEAPYSYGGPGIPPSQPPPQHSMQRHQLPPSSQGSYGPPPSKGSYAGGPAQYAPQSNPQGYGAGYGYLPSGPPAVQTPQMPPGGGGMSHPGSHMMRGHPYGEMIEKAITMGYPREQVLNVTQRMAESGQPMDFNTLLDRLNEAGSGAPPRAW